A window of Mycobacteriales bacterium contains these coding sequences:
- the rimP gene encoding ribosome maturation factor RimP, with translation MVASAPASRARLHQVLAPVVSAAGLDLEDVEVQAAGRRSVVRVLVDRDGGVTLDDVAEVSRTVSEALDALDDSEPGVLAGAYVLEVGSPGVDRPLTEARHWRRAAGRLVAVTRVDGPAVTGRVVRADDTSAVLDVDGTEVVVGLSEVRKALVQVEFSRPGEPEPEPELDETDTDDEEVDA, from the coding sequence GTGGTCGCCTCCGCGCCTGCCTCGCGTGCCCGGCTCCACCAGGTGCTCGCCCCCGTCGTGTCGGCCGCCGGCCTCGACCTCGAGGACGTCGAGGTGCAGGCCGCCGGCCGCCGCAGCGTCGTGCGGGTGCTCGTCGACCGTGACGGCGGCGTCACTCTCGACGACGTCGCCGAGGTCTCGCGCACCGTCTCGGAGGCCCTCGACGCGCTCGACGACAGCGAGCCCGGCGTGCTCGCCGGCGCCTACGTCCTCGAGGTCGGCTCGCCGGGCGTCGACCGCCCGCTCACCGAGGCCCGCCACTGGCGGCGCGCCGCCGGCCGTCTCGTGGCCGTCACACGCGTCGACGGGCCAGCCGTCACCGGCCGAGTGGTGCGGGCCGACGACACCAGCGCCGTCCTCGACGTCGACGGCACGGAGGTCGTCGTAGGACTGTCCGAGGTCCGCAAGGCCCTGGTGCAGGTGGAGTTCTCCCGCCCCGGCGAGCCCGAGCCCGAGCCTGAGCTCGACGAG